The Petropleomorpha daqingensis genome includes a window with the following:
- a CDS encoding 2TM domain-containing protein — MPTADPPVPAGDLRSLAIRRLHRKRDYFAHLTSYLIVNGVLVVVWLVIGLTTGAWFPWPLFPIAGWGIGLAFDTWATFGPPSRPIDEAAVDREMERLQSR, encoded by the coding sequence ATGCCCACCGCCGACCCGCCCGTCCCCGCCGGTGATCTCCGATCGCTCGCGATCCGCCGGCTGCACCGCAAGCGCGACTACTTCGCCCACCTGACCAGCTACCTGATCGTCAACGGCGTGCTCGTCGTCGTCTGGCTGGTCATCGGGCTCACCACCGGCGCCTGGTTCCCCTGGCCGCTGTTCCCGATCGCGGGCTGGGGCATCGGCCTGGCCTTCGACACCTGGGCCACGTTCGGCCCGCCGAGCCGGCCTATCGACGAGGCAGCGGTCGACCGCGAGATGGAGCGGCTGCAGAGCCGCTGA
- a CDS encoding cation-translocating P-type ATPase — MTLTHRTAPAPVAGPDDVGDPREPVTRLLRDLRSTAQGLSATEAARRLVVLGPNELARAARRPWWRSVLTQVVHPLALLLWVAAALAAVSGSTELAVAIVVVIVLNAGFAFWQETQAERAVEALQGYLPDEVWAVRGGARVRVAARELVRGDLIALEEGQRVPADVRLVGGALEVDTAALTGESYPVARSADAVDDAGRLLDSPVLVFSGSAVTAGTATGLAFATGAHTELGRIAALSQRVDAEPSPLERQVRRVAWLIAAVAVGAGLAFLPIGLLAGLTLTTAAVFAIGLLVANVPEGLLPTITLALAAGVRQMASRGAVVKRLSAVETLGSTTTICTDKTGTLTANRMTVAAVALRVEVAPGSPVAATLAQVLVRCSTADLADGDGDPTELALLAWARGSGVELAPAVRDSDRWVLHRFEARFRRMTTVDRVAGRVVVSVKGAPEQVLPRCAALLGADGTATALDAAARDAVERDVERLAGVGLRVLAVARRDLGPVDPAAVPPDRDTTDRDLCLVGLVGLEDPPRDGVAGAVAGCHTAGIRIHVVTGDHGSTAAEIARRVGIRADRVVDGELVDAMSEGELRELLTADDELVFARATPETKLRIADALHRSGEVVAMTGDGVNDAPALRRADIGVAMGASGTDVAREAATVVLTDDNFATLTAGVEEGRRVFDNVRKFVLYIFAHAVPEVVPFLVFALSGGAIPLPLTVLQILAIDLGTETLPALALGREPAEPGLMHRPPRPRSEGVITGRMLWRAWGVLGLLSAVLVLGVFAAVLLHAGWRPGDAVGPGTALHDVYRQATTATFAAIVACQIGTAFAARTEWASLRAVGLATNPLLLWGIAGELLFTGVLVYWPLAQDVFGTAALPGWVLLVLLPFPVLVWGVDELLRARRRRR; from the coding sequence ATGACTCTCACCCATCGGACCGCGCCCGCTCCCGTCGCCGGTCCGGACGACGTCGGCGACCCCCGCGAGCCGGTCACCCGGCTGCTGCGGGACCTCCGCTCCACCGCGCAGGGGCTGAGCGCCACCGAGGCGGCGCGCCGGCTGGTGGTGCTGGGCCCGAACGAGCTGGCGCGGGCGGCGCGGCGCCCCTGGTGGCGCTCCGTGCTGACCCAGGTCGTGCACCCGCTGGCGCTGCTGCTCTGGGTGGCGGCGGCGCTGGCCGCCGTCTCGGGGTCCACCGAGCTGGCCGTGGCGATCGTCGTCGTGATCGTGCTCAACGCCGGCTTCGCGTTCTGGCAGGAGACGCAGGCCGAACGGGCGGTGGAGGCGCTGCAGGGCTACCTGCCCGACGAGGTCTGGGCGGTGCGCGGCGGGGCGCGGGTGCGGGTCGCGGCCCGGGAGCTCGTCCGCGGCGATCTGATCGCCCTCGAGGAGGGGCAGCGGGTCCCGGCGGACGTCCGGCTGGTCGGCGGTGCCCTGGAGGTGGACACCGCCGCGCTGACAGGGGAGTCCTACCCGGTGGCGCGCAGCGCCGACGCCGTCGACGACGCCGGTCGCCTGCTCGACTCACCGGTGCTGGTGTTCAGCGGATCGGCCGTGACGGCGGGCACGGCCACCGGCCTGGCCTTCGCCACCGGTGCGCACACGGAGCTGGGCCGGATCGCGGCCCTCTCGCAGCGGGTGGACGCCGAGCCCAGCCCGCTGGAGCGGCAGGTCCGGCGGGTGGCGTGGCTGATCGCGGCCGTCGCGGTCGGCGCGGGCCTCGCGTTCCTGCCGATCGGGCTGCTGGCCGGCCTGACGCTCACCACGGCGGCGGTGTTCGCCATCGGGCTGCTGGTCGCCAACGTCCCCGAGGGGCTGCTGCCGACGATCACGCTGGCGCTGGCCGCCGGGGTGCGGCAGATGGCCTCGCGGGGCGCGGTGGTCAAGCGGCTGTCCGCCGTCGAGACCCTCGGCTCCACGACCACGATCTGCACCGACAAGACCGGCACGCTGACCGCCAACCGGATGACGGTCGCCGCGGTGGCGCTGCGCGTCGAGGTCGCGCCGGGGTCGCCCGTGGCCGCGACGCTCGCGCAGGTGCTGGTCCGCTGCAGCACGGCGGACCTGGCCGACGGGGACGGCGACCCGACGGAGCTGGCGCTGCTCGCGTGGGCCCGTGGGTCCGGGGTGGAGCTGGCTCCCGCCGTGCGCGACTCCGATCGCTGGGTCCTGCACCGCTTCGAGGCGAGGTTCCGCCGGATGACGACCGTGGACCGGGTCGCCGGTCGTGTCGTCGTCTCGGTGAAGGGTGCGCCCGAGCAGGTGCTGCCGCGGTGCGCCGCCCTCCTGGGGGCCGACGGGACGGCGACGGCCCTCGACGCGGCGGCGCGGGACGCCGTCGAGCGGGACGTCGAGCGGCTGGCCGGGGTGGGGCTGCGCGTCCTGGCCGTCGCCCGGCGTGACCTCGGCCCGGTCGACCCGGCCGCGGTCCCGCCGGACCGGGACACCACCGACCGCGACCTGTGCCTGGTCGGCCTCGTCGGGCTGGAGGACCCGCCGCGGGACGGCGTCGCCGGCGCCGTGGCGGGCTGCCACACCGCCGGCATCCGGATCCACGTCGTGACCGGGGACCACGGCAGCACGGCCGCCGAGATCGCCCGCCGCGTCGGCATCCGCGCCGACCGGGTCGTCGACGGCGAGCTGGTCGACGCGATGTCCGAGGGGGAGCTGCGCGAGCTGCTCACCGCCGACGACGAGCTGGTCTTCGCACGGGCGACCCCGGAGACGAAGCTGCGGATCGCGGACGCCCTGCACCGGTCGGGCGAGGTCGTGGCGATGACCGGCGACGGGGTCAACGACGCGCCGGCGCTGCGCCGCGCCGACATCGGGGTGGCCATGGGCGCCAGCGGCACCGACGTCGCGCGCGAGGCGGCGACCGTCGTCCTGACCGACGACAACTTCGCCACGCTCACCGCGGGCGTCGAAGAGGGCCGGCGGGTCTTCGACAACGTGCGGAAGTTCGTCCTCTACATCTTCGCCCACGCCGTGCCCGAGGTCGTGCCGTTCCTGGTCTTCGCCCTCTCCGGCGGTGCGATCCCGCTGCCGCTCACCGTGCTGCAGATCCTCGCCATCGACCTGGGCACCGAGACGTTGCCGGCGCTGGCCCTCGGCCGCGAGCCGGCCGAGCCGGGGCTGATGCACCGGCCGCCGCGGCCCCGGTCGGAAGGCGTGATCACCGGCCGGATGCTGTGGCGCGCCTGGGGCGTGCTCGGCCTGCTGTCGGCGGTCCTGGTGCTGGGGGTGTTCGCCGCCGTGCTGCTGCACGCCGGGTGGCGCCCGGGAGACGCCGTCGGCCCCGGCACCGCGCTGCACGACGTGTACCGGCAGGCCACCACCGCGACGTTCGCCGCGATCGTGGCCTGCCAGATCGGCACGGCCTTCGCCGCCCGGACCGAGTGGGCGTCGCTGCGCGCGGTCGGCCTGGCGACCAACCCGCTGCTGCTCTGGGGCATCGCCGGTGAGCTGCTGTTCACCGGCGTCCTCGTCTACTGGCCGCTCGCCCAGGACGTGTTCGGTACCGCCGCGCTGCCGGGTTGGGTGCTGCTGGTGCTGCTGCCGTTCCCGGTCCTGGTCTGGGGCGTGGACGAGCTGCTGCGCGCCCGCCGCCGGCGGCGGTGA
- a CDS encoding sporulation protein, translating into MSLSQLLDTARDSMTVRRVFGEPYERDGATVIPAARVRGAGGGGGGKDERGQEGDGGGFVLTARPVGAYVVKDGAVTWQPAVDVERVVTVAVLGWAVVAWLVTRAVRRR; encoded by the coding sequence ATGAGCCTGTCCCAGCTGCTCGACACCGCTCGCGACTCCATGACGGTGCGGCGCGTCTTCGGCGAGCCCTACGAGCGCGACGGGGCGACGGTGATCCCCGCCGCCCGTGTGCGCGGCGCGGGCGGCGGGGGCGGTGGCAAGGACGAGCGCGGCCAGGAGGGTGACGGCGGCGGATTCGTGCTCACCGCCCGCCCGGTGGGCGCCTACGTCGTCAAGGACGGCGCGGTGACCTGGCAGCCGGCCGTCGACGTCGAGCGGGTGGTCACCGTAGCGGTGCTCGGCTGGGCGGTCGTGGCGTGGCTGGTCACCCGGGCGGTCCGCCGCCGCTGA
- a CDS encoding universal stress protein: protein MSQQIVPPRSSAENRARVVVGLDGSAGSRAALEQAWLRAARSGAVLDVVSVLPVQHVWSRPAPDVQRQDEALADTQIRARALVDEVVSEGVAGAVEVRVRAVPGSPAGALVEAAEGAAALVVGSRGRGAVRSAVLGSVALHCVTHARCPVEVVHAAPDQRASGVVVGVDGSAESFGALRVAIGEAVARGTTVRVVAAWEVGNMWSDMYALTGPEKNSVRTRLQDAVASAVADAQQEAADVHSRPPLLTIDVAEGPPSDLLVTAAEGAELLVVGSRGHGAIRGLLLGSVALRCVVHAPCPVLVVPPPRRAAPAEEELAPATAQT, encoded by the coding sequence ATGTCCCAGCAGATCGTCCCGCCGCGCAGCTCCGCGGAGAACCGTGCCCGCGTCGTGGTCGGCCTCGACGGGTCGGCCGGCTCGCGCGCAGCCCTGGAGCAGGCCTGGCTCCGGGCCGCCCGGAGCGGCGCCGTGCTCGACGTCGTCTCGGTCCTGCCGGTGCAGCACGTCTGGAGCCGTCCCGCGCCCGACGTCCAGCGGCAGGACGAGGCGCTGGCCGACACGCAGATCCGCGCGCGTGCCCTCGTCGACGAGGTCGTCTCCGAGGGGGTGGCCGGTGCGGTGGAGGTGCGGGTCCGCGCCGTGCCGGGCTCACCGGCCGGGGCGCTGGTCGAGGCGGCCGAGGGCGCGGCGGCGCTCGTCGTCGGCAGCCGGGGACGCGGTGCCGTCCGCAGCGCCGTGCTCGGCTCCGTCGCGCTGCACTGCGTGACGCACGCCCGCTGCCCGGTCGAGGTCGTGCACGCCGCACCGGACCAGCGGGCCTCGGGCGTCGTCGTCGGTGTCGACGGGTCGGCCGAGTCGTTCGGCGCGCTGCGCGTCGCGATCGGCGAGGCGGTCGCACGAGGGACGACGGTGCGGGTGGTCGCTGCCTGGGAGGTGGGCAACATGTGGTCGGACATGTACGCCCTCACCGGGCCGGAGAAGAACTCCGTGCGGACCCGGTTGCAGGACGCCGTCGCGTCCGCCGTGGCCGACGCGCAGCAGGAGGCCGCCGACGTCCACAGCCGACCGCCGCTCCTGACCATCGACGTCGCCGAGGGCCCGCCGTCGGACCTGCTGGTCACGGCGGCGGAGGGCGCTGAGCTGCTCGTCGTCGGCAGCCGCGGCCACGGGGCGATCCGCGGGCTGCTGCTCGGTTCGGTCGCGCTGCGCTGCGTCGTCCACGCGCCCTGCCCGGTGCTCGTGGTGCCGCCGCCGCGACGGGCCGCACCGGCGGAGGAGGAGCTCGCGCCGGCGACGGCGCAGACCTGA